GCGGTCGCCGGCACCAAGCGCGGGGCCCACCTGGCGCTGACCCTCGAGCGCCTCGACTCGCTGCTCGAGAAGCCGGCGCAACGGATCGGGCTGAGCGCGACCGTGCGTCCGCTCGAGGAGGTGGCCCGCTTCCTCGGCGGCACCGCGCCGGTCGAGATCGTGGCGCCCCCGTCGGCCAAGGAGTGGGACCTTGAGGTCGTCGTCCCGGTCGAGGACATGACCGCGCCCGACGGCGGCGCCTTCGACGAGGACGCCGAGGACGGGGCGCGCAACACCTCCATCTGGCCGCACGTCGAGGAGAACGTCGTCGACCTGATCGAGGCGCACCGCTCGACGATCGTCTTCGCCAACTCGCGCCGCCTCGCGGAGCGGCTGACCGCGCGGCTCAACGAGATCGCGACGACCCGGGCCGGGGAGCGAGCCGCTGGTCTCGAGACGGTTGCTGCGCAACCTCCTCGACCGGCGAACGGCTCCCCCGCCGAGATCATGGCGCAGTCCGGGGCCACCTCCGGCGCCGAGACGGTCATCGCCAAGGCCCACCACGGCTCGGTCTCCAAGGAACAGCGGGGCCTGATCGAGGACGACCTGAAGCGTGGCCGCCTCCCGGCGGTCGTCGCGACCAGCTCGCTCGAGCTCGGCATCGACATGGGCGCGGTCGACCTGGTCATCCAGATCGAGTCCCCGCCCAGCGTGGCCAGCGCCCTGCAGCGGGTGGGGCGCGCCGGTCACCAGGTCGGCGAGATCTCGCGCGGCGTGCTCTTCCCCAAGCACCGCGGCGACCTCGCCCAGACCGCCGTGGCGGTCGAGCGGATGCGCTCGGGCTCGATCGAGTCGCTGCGGGTGCCGACCAACCCCCTCGACGTCCTCGCCCAGCAGGTCGTTGCGGTCACCGCGCTCGAGGCGGTCGACGCCGATGAGCTCTACGCCCTGGTCCGTCGCAGCGCGCCGTTCACCCAGCTGCCGCGCTCGGCGTACGACGCCACGCTGGACCTCCTCAGCGGCCGCTACCCCTCCGACGAGTTCGCCGAGCTGCGGCCCCGGATCGTGTGGGACCGCGTTACCGGCACCCTCACCGGCCGGCCGGGTGCCCAGCGGCTGGCCGTCACCAGCGGCGGCACCATCCCCGACCGCGGCCTCTTCGGCGTCTTCCTCGTGGGCGGCGAGGGGCCGGGCAAGCGCGTCGGCGAGCTCGACGAGGAGATGGTCTACGAGTCCCGCGTCGGCGACATCTTCGCGCTCGGCGCGACCAGCTGGCGGATCCAGGACATCACCCACGACCGGGTCCTGGTCACGCCCGCACCCGGCATCCCCGGGCGGCTGCCGTTCTGGAAGGGCGACGCCCTCGGCCGCCCCGCCGAGCTCGGCGCCGCGATCGGCGCGTTCACCCGCGAGCTCGGTGCGCTGCCGAAGGACAAGGCCGAGGCCCGCGCCCGCGAGAACGGCCTCGACGACTGGGCCGCCGGCAACCTCGTCACCTACCTCCACGAGCAGCTCGAGTCGACCAACATCCTGCCGAGCGACACCACCCTGCTCGTCGAGCGCTTCCGCGACGAGCTCGGCGACTGGCGCCTGGTCGTTCACTCCCCCTACGGCACCCCGGTGCACGCGCCGTGGGCGCTGGCGATCAACGCGCGGCTGCGCGAGCGGTACGGCGTCGACGGCCAGGCGGTCGCCTCCGACGACGGCATCGTGATCCGGATCCCCGACACCGACGCGGAGGCACCCGGCGGCGAGGTGATCGTCTTCGACGCGGACGAGATCGACGACCTCGTCACCCAGGAGGTCGGGGGCTCGGCCCTCTTCGCCGCACGCTTCCGCGAGTGCGCGGCCCGCGCGCTGCTGCTCCCCCGCCGCGACCCCGGCCGCCGGTCCCCGCTCTGGCAGCAGCGCCAGCGCGCGGCCGCCCTGCTCGAGGTCGCCAGCAAGTACCCCTCCTTCCCCATCGTGCTCGAGGCCGTCCGTGAGTGCCTCCAGGACGTCTACGACCTGCCGTCGCTCGTCGGCCTGATGCGTCGTGTCGAGCGCCGCGAGGTCCGCGTCGTCGACGTCGCCACCCACGCGCCGTCGCCCTTCGCCCGCAGCCTGCTCTTCGGGTACGTCGCCCAGTTCGTCTACGAGGGCGACTCCCCCATCGCCGAGCGCCGGGCCGCCGCGCTGTCGCTCGACCAGGGCCTGCTCGCCGAGCTGCTCGGCCGCGCCGAGCTGCGCGAGCTGCTCGACCCCGAGGTGCTCGCCGAGGTGGAGGCCGAGCTGCAGCGGCTCGCCCCCGACCGGCTGGCCCGCGACGCCGAGGGCGTGGCCGACCTGCTCCGGATGCTCGGCCCGCTCTCGACGGCGGAGGTGACCGCCCGCTCGGTCGTCGACGGCGACCCGGCCGCCTGGCTCCAGGCCCTCGCCGACGTACGCCGCGTCACGCAGGTCCGGATGGGCGGCGACGAGCGCTGGACCGCCATCGAGGACATCGGCCGGCTGCGCGACGGGCTCGGCGTCCCCGTGCCGCCCGGCACCCCCGATGCCTTCGCCGACCCGGTGGAGGACCCGCTCGCCGACCTCGTCTCGCGCTTCGCCCGCACCCACGGCCCGTTCACGACCGACCAGGTCGCCGAGCGGCTCGGGCTGGGTGCCGCGGTCGTCCGGCACACGCTCCAGCGCCTCGCGGCGCAGGGACGGGTGCTCGACGGCGAGTTCCGTCCCGCCGGCTCCGGCTCGGAGTGGTGCGACGCCGAGGTGCTCCGCAAGCTGCGCCGCCGCTCGCTGGCCCGGCTCCGCAAGGAGGTCGAGCCGGTCGACCCGTCCGCCCTCGGCCGCTTCCTGGCCGCCTGGCAGCACGTCGCGGCGGCCGGCACCGGCGGGCGCGGCGGCCTGCGCGGGGTCGACGGCGTGCTGAGCGCGATCGACCAGCTCGCCGGCTGCCCGGTGCCCGCCTCCGCGCTCGAGCCACTGATCCTCGCGGCCCGCGTGCGCGACTACGAGCCGTCGTACCTCGACGAGCTGACGGCGAGCGGCGAGGTCCTCTGGGCCGGCCACGCCGCGCTGCCCGGCGCCGACGGCTGGGTCTCGCTGCACCTCGCCGACCAGGCCGCGCTGACGCTGCCCGACCCCACCCCTTTCGAACACTCCGAGCTGCACCAGGCGGTCCTCGACGCGCTCGCCCCCGGCGGCGCGTGGTTCTTCCGCCAGCTCGCGCAGGCCGTGGAGTCGACCGACGACCGGGCGCTGTCCGCCGCGCTGTGGGAGCTCGTCTGGTCGGGGCGCATCAGCAACGACACCCTCACGCCGCTCCGCGCGCTCACCCGCGCCGGCACCCCGAGCCACCGCAGCAAGCGACCCCCGCCCCGGCTGCGGATGTCGTCGACCACCGGCGCCCGGGGTCGGATGCCGGCCCGCACCGGTCCGCCCGAGACCG
The Nocardioides luti genome window above contains:
- a CDS encoding ATP-dependent helicase, coding for MPDVLARFSEPTRTWFAAAFAEPTPAQAGAWEAIGAGRHALVVAPTGSGKTLSAFLWSIDRLLTEPRPDDKTKRCRVLYVSPLKALAVDVERNLRAPLTGIRHTADRLGASVPEVSVGLRSGDTSAADRRKLVTAPPDIMITTPESLFLMLTSQARESLRGVETVIVDEVHAVAGTKRGAHLALTLERLDSLLEKPAQRIGLSATVRPLEEVARFLGGTAPVEIVAPPSAKEWDLEVVVPVEDMTAPDGGAFDEDAEDGARNTSIWPHVEENVVDLIEAHRSTIVFANSRRLAERLTARLNEIATTRAGERAAGLETVAAQPPRPANGSPAEIMAQSGATSGAETVIAKAHHGSVSKEQRGLIEDDLKRGRLPAVVATSSLELGIDMGAVDLVIQIESPPSVASALQRVGRAGHQVGEISRGVLFPKHRGDLAQTAVAVERMRSGSIESLRVPTNPLDVLAQQVVAVTALEAVDADELYALVRRSAPFTQLPRSAYDATLDLLSGRYPSDEFAELRPRIVWDRVTGTLTGRPGAQRLAVTSGGTIPDRGLFGVFLVGGEGPGKRVGELDEEMVYESRVGDIFALGATSWRIQDITHDRVLVTPAPGIPGRLPFWKGDALGRPAELGAAIGAFTRELGALPKDKAEARARENGLDDWAAGNLVTYLHEQLESTNILPSDTTLLVERFRDELGDWRLVVHSPYGTPVHAPWALAINARLRERYGVDGQAVASDDGIVIRIPDTDAEAPGGEVIVFDADEIDDLVTQEVGGSALFAARFRECAARALLLPRRDPGRRSPLWQQRQRAAALLEVASKYPSFPIVLEAVRECLQDVYDLPSLVGLMRRVERREVRVVDVATHAPSPFARSLLFGYVAQFVYEGDSPIAERRAAALSLDQGLLAELLGRAELRELLDPEVLAEVEAELQRLAPDRLARDAEGVADLLRMLGPLSTAEVTARSVVDGDPAAWLQALADVRRVTQVRMGGDERWTAIEDIGRLRDGLGVPVPPGTPDAFADPVEDPLADLVSRFARTHGPFTTDQVAERLGLGAAVVRHTLQRLAAQGRVLDGEFRPAGSGSEWCDAEVLRKLRRRSLARLRKEVEPVDPSALGRFLAAWQHVAAAGTGGRGGLRGVDGVLSAIDQLAGCPVPASALEPLILAARVRDYEPSYLDELTASGEVLWAGHAALPGADGWVSLHLADQAALTLPDPTPFEHSELHQAVLDALAPGGAWFFRQLAQAVESTDDRALSAALWELVWSGRISNDTLTPLRALTRAGTPSHRSKRPPPRLRMSSTTGARGRMPARTGPPETAGRWALLPELDTDPTRRAHATAERLLDRHGVVIRGAVMSERVAGGFAAVYKVLSAFEDSGRCRRGYFVDGLGAAQFGTSGAIDRLRTFSEVPPDAKPVAVALAATDPANPFGAALPWPEGSGHRPGRKAGAIVVLVDGDLVLYVERGGRTLLTWSDDADRLTPAAESLAEAARRGSLGKLTVEKADGEQLLGSGDTPLRQALQAAGFVSTPRGLRLRA